The Umboniibacter marinipuniceus genomic sequence TCCAACAATCCCCATCATTTTTCTTACTCACCGAGATAGCGACTTCGACAAAGTAGCCGGTCTTCATTTGGGTGCCGATGATTACTTAACCAAAGACATTGGTCTTGAACATCTCAGAGTAAGAGTTAGAAACCTTATCCAACGTTTCGAAATTCTTGCTCAGGGTCAGTCCGATACTAGCGATGAGATTACGGTTGGCAGTTTACGAATCAACGATAAAAGCCTTCAGGTTTGGTGGCAAGACCAGCTTGTTGACTTAAAAGTGCCCGAATTTTATTTAGTGAAGGCACTTGCGGAAAGACCTGGACACGTTAAGTCAAAAGACGCCCTGATGTATGCGGCTAATATGACCGTTGATGACGCAACCATCACCTCTTACATTAAACGCATTCGCGGTAAGTTTGAGCTACTTGATTCAGACTTCAGCGCTATCGAGACAATCTATGCACAGGGCTATCGCTGGCGCAGCTGAGGATGTCTACGCCAACGATTAGTTTAGGAGGTCAAATTCTCCAAACTACTTTCAATCGCCGACAACAACAGAGTGTTATCGGAAATACTAGAAACCGTGATACGGACACAATGTTTGAACAGCGGGTGAGTGCCACAGAGGTTTTTAATCAGCACCCCGCGCGCCTTCAGCTCATTACAAAGTAAAGCGCCCTCGTGAGCTGTTCGCACCACTAAAAAGTTGGCCTGTGACGGGAAAACCTCAAGACCAAGTTCAACGAGTGAATCACTTAACTCCTGGCGATTTTCGGCAAGCTGCCCTGCTTCAAGACCTAAAGGTTCCCAGGCATCGGCTACAAACTCAGCCGTTGCTTGAGTGAGCACATTGATATTGTAGGGCATGCGGACTTTATTGAACTCATCCAACCACGCTTGCTTAGCAATAAGCATTCCCAAACGGATTCCTGCAAAGCCCTGCTTTGATAACGTTCGCACAATGACGACGTTATCGTAACGGCGAATCCACTCAAGGTGATGGCGGTCACTGTAGGCATAATAAGCCTCATCAATAACAACGAGTCCCTCTGCACACTCAACAATAGCCTGAAGATCTTCTACGGCCCAGTTGTTAGCCGTTGGGTTATTAGGCTGCGCCAAGAAAATAAGCGCCGGTTGATGGGTGTTTATCTGCTCCAACATTGCCGGCATATTCAAAGAAAAATCAGCGTTCAGATCCACACCAACAAATTCAATACGATTCCAAAGGCACAGCGTCTCATACATCACAAATGATGGCGACGGTGCCAGCACCTTAGTGCCATCGGCGGCAACGGCTTGGATGAGTATCTGCAACAACTCATCGGAGCCATTACCAAACAAAATCCCCTCATCCTCGGCCAAAGCAAAAACCTCGGCGAATCGCTTCGCTGCCTTGCCCGCTGTTGGGTCTGGGTAGCGATTTAATGAAGTACTCGAGATGGCTTGCAGCCATTGCTGCAACAATTCGCCGCTCAGTTTGAATGGGCTCTCCATGGCGTCAAGCTTCAGCAAACCCTGGCTACTCTGTACATGATAAGCAGATTGCGCCAACAATTCCGGGCGGATAACTCGTTTTATTCGCGACACGACTTAACCCTCTTTTCTCAGTCGCGCGGAGAGCGCGTGAGCGGAAAGCGATTCGTGGTCGGCCAGTAAGCCGGCACAATCCGCTAAAATCTTAGCGCCATCGGCACTCACATTAATCACAGAACTTCGCTTCTGAAAGTCATAAACTCCCAGCGGTGACGAAAAGCGTGCCGTACCCGATGTTGGCAGGACGTGATTAGGTCCTGCGCAGTAATCTCCGAAAGCTTCAGGCGTATAGCCGCCAACAAAAATCGCTCCAGCATGACGGATTTTCGACACCCATTGATCGGCGTTTTTAAAGGCGAGTTCTAAATGTTCGGCCGCTATTTGATTCGCCAACTCCACGGCTTCGTTGAGTGAGGCTACCTGAATCAAAGCTCCACGCCCTTCAATTGAGGCGCGAATAATAGCTTGGCGAGGCATGGTATCAATGAGCTCATTCAACGCCTGTTGGACCGCCGATAACACTTCGGGGTTCGGGCTGATAAGTATGGATTGCGCCAATTCATCGTGCTCAGCTTGAGCGAAAAGATCGGCCGCTAACCACTGCGGAGAAACCGTCTCATCAGCAATGATTAAAATTTCCGAAGGCCCTGCAATCATATCCAAACCAACACGGCCGAATACCTGACGTTTGGCAGCGGCAACAAAGCGGTTTCCTGGGCCAACAATTTTATCAACCTTCGGAACCGTAGCGGTGCCATAACAAAGTGCCGCCACGGCCTGCGCACCACCAATGGCAAAGAAGCGGCTCACTCCGGCTAGTGCAGCGGCAGCCATCACCAGCGGATTTAGCTCACCGCTAGGTGTTGGACTCACCATGATGATTTCGTCCACCCCGGCAACCTGGGCCGGCAAGGCATTCATAAGCACCGATGAGGGGTAGGAAGCCTTGCCTCCCGGAACGTAGATACCCACGCGCTCCAGCGGCGTTACTTGCTGTCCAAGTGAGCTGCCATAGTCGTCGGTGATGGTCCAACTCTCTGCAAGTTGATGACCATGATAAGTACGAATTCGCTCAGCCGCCAACTCAAGCGCCGCGCGAACCTGATCATCCAAATTAGCGAGTGCGTCGTGGCAGACAGCCATAGGGATCTCGAAACTACTGGCATCAGTAAAATCGGTATTGTCGAATTGATTACTCAAGGCAATCAGCGCCTCATCCCCGTCTCTTCGAACCGAACTAATAATATTTCGCACCGCGAGGTCTAACTGATCGTCATTCGTGGCTTCCCACGCTAAAAGATCAGCCAGTTGAGCTTGAAAGTTGTCCTGAGCACTATCTAGTTGCTTGATCTTCATGTTCACTGAGTAATAGCCTCGCGCAATGCATCGATAATGGCAGTAACGGCTCTATGCTTCGTTTTCATCGAGGCACGATTAACAATCACTCGGGAACTGACATGGCAAATAAACTCGCGGGGTTCTAGGCCGTTAGCCTTGAGGGTGTTCCCGGTATCCACGATATCGACAATCTCGTCCGCCAAATCCAAAATTGGCGCCAACTCCATTGCTCCGTAGAGCTTGATAAGATCTACCTGGCGGCCCTGCTCAGCGTAGAATTGTTCCGCTACCTTGAGGTATTTTGTAGCCACGCGAATGCGTCCAGTTTGAACTGCCGAACCTTTTTTTGCCGCCGTCATCAAATCGCAAGTCGCAATCCCTAAATCAAGCGGTTCATAGAAATCACTATTGTCGATTTCTAATAAAATATCTTTACCCGAGATACCGATATCGGCACTACCAAAGCGGACATAGGTTGGTACGTCAACACCGCGAAGTATCAATAATTGGATATCAGGGCGGTTGGTAGCAAAGACTAACTTTCTACTGGTGTAAATATCTTCGATAGGCTCAATGCCAGCTTTGGCAAGAAGAGGTAGCGTTTCTTTAAGAATCCGGCCTTTGGTCAAGGCAATTGTAATGGTGCTCATTTATCCCCCAGTAATGAACGCATCAAATTATTTGATGCGTTCTACGCGTGCTCCGAGCTGAGCAAATTTTGTTTCAATCGATTCATAACCACGGTCGATGTGATAAATACGATCGATTAAGGTTTCGCCGCTGGCTAATAAACCTGCGATGACTAAACTCGCCGACGCTCGCAAGTCCGTAGCCATCACTGGCGCTGCACTCAGTGATTCAACCCCAGTGACCTTAGCGGTATTTGACTCGAGCAGAATTTGAGCGCCCATTCGATTCATTTCTTGCGCTGCTACGAGGCGGTTTTCAAAGATAGTTTCAACTACCTCTGCAGTACCTTCCGCCACCGCATTCATCGCCAAAAATTGCGACTGCATATCGGTGGGAAACTCTGGATGAGGCGCGGTGACGAAGCTTACCGCCTTCGGCCGCTTGTTGTTCATAGTCAGATGGATGGTGGTGCCGTCTATCTGGATATCTGCCCCAGCTTCGCGCAGCTTGAATAACACGACATCCATGGTTTCAGGTGCTGCATCTAGCAAGGTAATACTGCCACGTGTTGCGGCCGCAGCCACGAGAAAGGTTCCCGCCTCGATACGATCAGCAACAACTCGATATTCACAGCCATGCAGCGCCTCAACGCCATCGATAACGAGCGTTTCGGTACCAATGCCACTCACCTGAGCACCCATCGCATTTAAGAAATGGCACAGGTCGACGACTTCAGGTTCTCGTGCAGCATTACGAAGAATGGTTCGACCGTTAGCCAGCGTAGCAGCCATTACCAGATTTTCCGTGGCGCCAACGGACACCACATCAAAATGAATATCCGCACCCTTCAAGCCCTGGGCGGGCGCCTCGGCAACAATATAGCCATCTCGGATATCAATCTTTGCACCCATAGCTTCGAATCCCTTAAGATGCAGATCTACAGGTCTGCTGCCGATTGCGCAGCCACCCGGGAAGGAAACTTCGGCCTTACCAAGACGCGCAAGCAGCGGCCCTAACACCAGAATGCTTGCTCGCATGGTTTTTACCAGCTCATAGGGCGCGACTATTTTATCGACTGCTGTGGCATCCACTTTGGCGACATTCCCGTCCAACTCCACCCGAGCACCTAGGCACTCTATGAGCTTAGCAAGGGTTCGGATGTCATTTAACTGAGGAACGTTGCTTAAGGTCAGCGCGCCATTGGGCAGCAGTGCCGCAGCCATGATGGGCAACGCCGCATTTTTAGCTCCCGATACCGCTACTGTTCCCGCAATCTTTGTTGGTCCATAAACCTTAAACTTATCCATAGTTCAGCCTTGTTTTGCAGCCCATTGTGCTGGTGTCAGCGCTTGAATATGCAGTGCATGAAGCGCACCGGAAGCAATGTGTTCATTCAAGCAAGCGTATACACTCTGCTGCTTTTTAACTGGTGTCATACCCGCAAAGCTCTCACTTACCACGCGAATTGAGTAATGACTGCCGTCACGACCTACGTCGACCTGCGCTTCAGGAAAAGCCGCCACGACGATTTCTTTAACTTGTTCTGCTTCCATAATATCCTCTGGTCTGGATAGGCTTATTGCCCCCAGTTATCGATTACCGCGTCAACGGAGTTGAACTCCGTCATCATTCGCGAAAATTGTTGATTGTAGGTCTGCCCTAAATTCACACCATTAACACGTAAATTCAACATGACCCAACGGCCGTCTGAACGCTGCCCCATAGTGTAGATAACGTTTAAACCGCCAGCGATCCCCTCGACAGTTTGTCGAACAGGCACTCTTCGCTCGCCAGCATAGCGCTCTTCTACCGGTAAGGTGGTGACGCGCTCGCCGTTATAGGCTAAAAAGCTTTTTGCATAGGTAGAAATCATGACCGACCTGAAACGACTTCCAAAGCGGGTGATCTGCTCGGGCGAGGCACCCTGACGATAACGCCCCATGATTTGGGCGGCAATCCAATCGAAGTCTGCGTAATAGGTCATTAATTGGTCTAGACGCGGCATAAAGCCATCTAGATCATTACCATTCTCCTTAGCTTCCATGACCACCTCAATGACGTCGTTAGTCATTTTGGCTACCGCTTCATCTGCCGACAGTTCTTCTGCCACTACGGTGTTAACCAACAGTGCACACAGTGCTAGTAATACAATTTGCAAACGCTTCATAACTCAAGCTTCCTATCTCTGCTGATGCCATTCTACCGCTACTAGGGGTAAGTTCCAATGAAAGGGCACCGAATTCTACTGACATTAACTCGTTCTGAGTTTAAAATTACAAGTTCATCTAATCATACGTTGTAGTACCTGCTTTTATGTCAACAGAAATCATCTATCAAACACTTGCCATCCTACTCGGTTTTGCCGGACTCATTTGGAGTGCAGACCGATTCGTAGCAAGCTCCGCTTCTATTGCCAAAAACCTAGGTATGTCAACCATGACCATTGGTTTAACCATTGTCTCCTTGGGCACGTCTGCGCCTGAGGTACTGGTCGCGCTAAGCGCGAGCCTGAGTGACTCTGGAAGCCTCGCAATGGGTAATGCTTTAGGATCAAACGTGGCCAACATTGCGCTGGTGTTGGCCATTACCGCTATTGTTGCCCCCATTCCCATTGCGAAACAGTTATTCAAGATGGAAGCACCCTTTCTGGTGGGCGTTACCGCGCTCCTTGGGTTATTCATCTTTAACGGCGAGCTTAGCCGACTCGAGGGATTGATTCTCCTGTTACTTATACCTGTTTTTCTCTGGCTGGTATCGCGAACTCAAACCGGGGTAGAACAAGAAGAAATTGAACGCAGCGAAGGGTTCAAGACGTTTGCCTGGTTTATCGTTAGTCTGGCCATTCTGATTGGCAGCGCCAATACACTGGTTTGGGGCGCTAAGGGCGTCGCGCTCACGCTGGGAGTCAGCGAGCTCCTTATTGGCTTGACGATTGTGGCGGTAGGGACCAGCCTCCCCGAACTTGCGGCGTCAGTCGCCAGTGCACTGAAAGGTCATCACGACATCGCACTCGGCAATATTATTGGCTCAAACATTTTTAATATCATCGCCGTAGCGAGCATTCCTGGCGTTGTCGGGCCATTGGCCATTGACCCAGATATTCTGTCACGTGACTACTATGTCATGGCTGGCTTAACCGCGTTGCTTGTCATCGCCTGCGCACTCACATTGAAACGCCGCGGCAGTAAGCTAGGCAGAAGCTTTGGCGTGGTTATGTTAAGCTCATTCTGTGCCTACTATTACTTTCTTGTTTAAGGACGTTTATGACCATTGATCACCTTGCCTCTGCAAAGCGAACCATAGACCTTGAAGCTAAAGCGGTTAGCGGCCTTCTGAGCCGTCTAAACAATAATTTCTCCACCGCCTGTGACATCGTGATGAACTGCTCCGGCCGAGTCATTGTGACTGGCATGGGCAAGTCTGGCCATATTGGTAAAAAAGTAGCGGCTACGCTCGCCTCAACGGGCACACCTGCCTTCTTTGTTCATCCCGCCGAAGCGAGCCACGGCGACTTGGGAATGATGACCGAAGACGATGTTGTCTTAGCGCTCAGTAATAGCGGCACAACTGCTGAAGTCGTTTCGCTACTGCCACTTATCAAGCGCCTTGGTATTAAGCTTATCAGTGTGACCGGCAACCTCTCTTCAACGCTATCGCTAGCGTCCGATGCACCACTGAATAGTGGCGTTGATACGGAAGCCTGCCCACTCAACCTGGCGCCAACCTCAAGCACTACGGCACAATTGGTCTTGGGTGACGCGCTAGCCATCGCGCTCCTGGAAGCTCGAGGCTTCAGCGCCGAGGACTTTGCTTTTTCTCATCCTGGCGGAGCACTGGGGCGAAAGCTTTTATTAAAAGTCAGCGATGTCATGCATGGTGACGACGACCTACCCGTCTGTTCACCCTCTACCTCCGTCCGCGATGCACTCTTTGAGATTACCAGCAAAGGCCTTGGTATGACCTTAGTGCTAGACAACGGGACGCTCAAAGGTATTTTCACCGATGGAGACCTCCGCCGCGCGATGGATCACTATGATCGCGTCATGCCGGTAGCGCTGTCGGAAGTCATGTCAACCGAATGCAAAACGGTTGGCCCGAACATGCTCGCGGCCGAGGCACTCGCACTCATGGAAGACTGGCAAATTACTAGCTTGGTGGTCACCGATAATAATGAAGTGGTGGGAGTGGTTCATCTGCATAATCTTCTCAAAGCAGGAGTCGCCTAATGAATGCGAATGAACTTGCGCAGCAAATACGCTTCGTGGTCACGGATGTTGACGGTGTGCTCACTAATGGGCAGCTGATGTTCACTGCTCAAGGTGAGCAGTTCAAAAACTTCAACACCCTAGACGGCCACGGCATCAAGCTCTTGCAGTCTGAGGGTATCGAAGTTGCTATCATTACCGGGCGCACTAGCGACATGGTGCTAAAACGTGCTGCCGATTTAGGCATCAAAACCATCATTCAAGGCCGTGAGGATAAATGGGTCCCGCTCAGTGAAATGCTCGCGGAACGACAGTTAGCGCCATCTCAAGTTGCCTATGTTGGTGACGATTGGCCAGACTTAGCTTGTATTCGCCGCGTTGGACTTGGCATCGCGGTAGCAAACGCTGACGGCGCGGTTAAAGACCATGCCGACTACATTACTGAGCGCCGTGGTGGTGAAGGCGCATTCCGCGAAGTTGCCGATATGATCTTGAAAGCACAAGGCCGCTATGACAGCGTCCTGGAAAAGTGGCTGTGATCAGTCAGCGTGCTAAAGTCGTCATCGGTTTCTTAGTTGGCTGCACTGCCATCTACTTGCTTTTGATTGCAAACCAAGTCGAACAAGCTCAACCTGCGCCAACGGAGCAGGTACCACCTTCACTATTTCTAGTGGATGCAGAGATTCGCCATTACTCAAACTTAGTGGGCAACCTTGAGTGGCAACTGAACTCTCCAGACCTCAAATATTTCGAAGCCGCCGAGTTGATGGTAGCTGAACAACCTACCATGAAACTTTACGATCAAAGCGACCTAAACCCTTGGGAAGTCCAAGCAGGAAGAGCGGCCTTTTATCGCCGAGATGATATGATTCGCCTCAACCAACAGGTCAAACTGTTCCAAGAGCTTGGTGACGGCGAATACCAATTGATTGAAACCGCTCGGATTGATTACTATCCTAACGAAGCATTCGCTCAAGCGATTTATCCTGTGACCATTGATAGTCATTTCGGAAAGTCACGCGGCGACCGTCTCAAACTTTGGCTCGCACGCGAGTATTACGAACTTCAAGGCAATGTTGAAACCTATTATGAACCTACTCGTTAACGCCACCCTGCTGCTTTTAATATGCGTTTTTCTTTCGTCTGCAAACGCTCACGGGCTGCCCGAGGATAGAGACAAACCCATTGAGATGTTTTCCGAGGATTTTTCTCAAGACGTTGCACGGGGCATTACCTCGTACATTGGTAACGCGAAGATTATTCAGGGTTCATTGATCATCGAAGCCGGGCGTATCGATGTTTTTTACGAAGATGGAGAAGTAGTTCGAGTCTTAGCTATCGGCCCGCCGGCAACGTTTAAAGATACGCCGTCTAGCGAAGTTGGCGAGGTTTACGCGCAAGGCAATCAAGTTGATTATGACTTGCTAACAAAGCTCGTAGTGGTTACCGGTGAGGCACTCTTCAGCAATAAAGGCTCGGAAGTCTCAGCCAATCGTATTGAATTCGATCTAGAACGCGGAGCGGCGAACGCTTCGGGTGGCGTTAGGCACGTCATTCAACCACCAGCTCAAACACCGAGTGAGGAGTAATCATGGCTACGCTTAGCGCGAAACACCTCGCCAAGAGTTATAACAAGCGACCGGTTGTTATCGATGTCTCCATTGAAGTAAGCAGCGGTGAAGTGGTTGGTCTGCTCGGGCCAAACGGCGCCGGAAAGACCACCTGCTTCTACATGATTGTCGGCCTAGTTCCTTCTGATAAAGGAACCGTCAAACTTGACGAGCTCGATATCACTCAACAGCCTATGCATGGTCGAGCTATTTCTGGCATTGGCTACCTACCGCAGGAAGCGTCGATTTTTCGCAAACTTACCGTCAGCCAAAACATTCTAGCCATCCTAGAGAATCGAGCAGACCTCACGCAGAGCCAGCGCCGCGAGCGGATGAATGAGTTACTCGAAGAATTCAGCATCACGCATATCAAGGACGCCATGGGCATTGCGTTGTCGGGCGGCGAACGCCGTCGGGTCGAAATTGCTCGTGCCCTGGCAATGGAACCCAAATTTATTCTTCTCGACGAGCCCTTTGCGGGCGTAGATCCAATTTCCGTTAACGAGATCATGTCTATTATTGAGCATGTACGTTCGAAAGGTATCGGCATCCTTATTACCGATCACAATGTGCGCGAAACGCTTGCGATTTGTGAACGAGCATACATTGTGGGTGGTGGCCACATCATTGCACATGGCGGGAAAGACGATATTCTGAATAACGCGAAGGTAAAAGAACTTTATCTTGGTGAAAACTTTCAGTATTAGTGCTGGGTATTACCTCATGGATGGTTTGTCATGAAACAGAGCTTACAATTAAAGACCAGCCTTAAGATGACCATGACACCGCAGCTTCAGCTGGCGGTGAAAGTACTACAACTCTCAACGCTTGATTTGCAAGCAGAGATTCAAGACACCCTTGACCGCAATCCGCTCTTAGACGTAGAGGATAGTAGCCCCGCATTACCTAGCGAGAGCAACTCGCTGAGTAACGAGCAGCGTGACGATAACTCGCCAGATAGCTATCAACTAACCGAGTCAGCCTCAGAGCCTAAGTGGGAGAAAGATATCCCCAGCGATATGCCCGTGGACAGTCAATGGGATGACGTCTATTCAGGTGGTCCCGCAAAGGCTGCCCCAGAGAATGACTTTGATTTCCTAGCGAACCGCAGCCAAGACGCTAGCCTGCAGGATCACCTGAGCTTTCAGTTAGCGATGAAGCCACTCTCGATCCGCGATCGCCTTATTGGTGACTATCTGATTGACAGCATTAACTCGAATGGCTGGCTAACCGCCGAACTCGCATCCATCGCGGACGATTTAAACCGCCACGAAGAAACCGATGACAACGAATTCGAGATCGACGAGGTCGAGGCCATCTTACACCTCATCCAAAGCTTCGACCCAATTGGTGTAGGTGCGCGAGACCTTGGTGAGTGTATTGCACTCCAGCTGAGCGAAATGGACCCTAAGCATCCCACCGTTGCCAGGGCCATCATCATTGCTAGCAATCATATGCCCGCGATCCTAAAGCAAGACTTCAAGAAATTGGCGAAGTTGCTGAAATGCTCCGAGGGTGAACTCGAACTATCAATTGACTTGATTCAACAACAAAACCCCCACCCAGGCGATAGTTTTTCGGAGTCTGATTCTGAGTATGTTATTCCCGATGTACTGGTTTCACTGCGTAAAGATCTTTGGCACGTTGAAATAAACCCCGATGTGGCACCACGACTCTGTGTGAATCGCGAGTACTCAGCGTTGATCAAACGCGGCGATGCCAGTGATGACAACAAATTTCTCCGTGAAAACCTGCAACAAGCTCAGTGGTTTATCAAGAGTGTAGAAAGCCGTTTCGATACCCTTTTTAACGTTGCATCGGCCATTGTAGAACGCCAGCGAGCTTTCTTTGACTATGGCCCCGAGGCAATGAAGCCCATGGTACTCGCCGATGTAGCGGAAGAGCTTGGTCTTGCGGAATCTACTATCTCGCGGGCAACAGCCGGCAAGTATATGCTAACTCCAAGAGGCGTTTTTGAACTCAAGTATTTCTTCTCGTCTCACGTATCGTCGGACTCAGGTGACACCACCTCGGCAACGGCCATTAAGGCCTTCATCAAAAAGCTTGTAGAGAGTGAGCCGCCAAATAAACCCCTGTCCGATGCAAAATTGATGGCACTTTTGGAAGCCGATGGTGTCAAAGTAGCAAGAAGAACTGTGGCGAAGTATCGAGAAGCAATTGGCATTGCGCCGTCAAGTCAACGAAAGCGTCTCAAATAGTAGAATTTTTTCCCACAGTTTCGTAAAAACCTATTACCTTTAAATAAGGGAAAGTTATTCCTGCTTTCAGACGGTTTGTGACGAAGACAGCCCGCCGAACCGTTCACTAGAAGGGGCCATTTCCCCCTAGGCTGTTCTGTTAATCTACTGTAATACGAAGAGGGTCAATACTTATGCAAGTAAACATCGCTGGACACCAACTTCCTCTCACCGACGCCATCCGCGCTCACACCATGTCGAAACTAGAAAAGCTTGAACGCCACTTTGACAACATCAATAATGTAAATGTGACATTTAGTGTTGAAAAGAACGGCCAAAAAGCGGAAGCTACGCTTCATGTTCTAGGTGAAGATATTCACGCCGAGAGCGTGGAAGATGATCTTTATGTAGCGATTGACCATATGGTTGACAAGCTCGACCGACAAATTTTAAAGCACAAGGAGAAAGGGATAGCGGCACGACGCCAAGGCTAATCCCAACCCGCCATGGAGTTAGCACAACTTCTAACCCCTGATACAACCCGAGCATCCGCTCGGGTTGGCAGCAAAAAAACCTGTCTAGAATTGATTGCTGAGATCGTTTCTGAATCGATGGGAATCCACGACACTGAACTATTTAAGGCGCTGTTCGAACGCGAGCGCCTTGGGAGCACGGGTCTTGGCAATGGCATTGCTATTCCCCACTGCAGAATTCCCGGTTGCCCTGAGGTCATTGGTGTCCTACTTACCCTTGAAAACCCTATAGACTTTGACGCTCACGACGGCCAACCTGTTGATGTCGTCTGTGCGCTGATTGTCCCTCAAGAAGCTACCGAAGATCATTTACAGGCATTGAGCGCAATAGCCGAGCGTTTTAATGACTCTCGTTTTATCGAACAACTTCGTCAATCAACGAGTGCCAGCGAGCTCTATGAACTGGTAGGCTAAGGCCAACGTAAAATTTAGACAAACTAAAGAAGGAACTTCAAATGACTGCGCCAACGCAGCTTGTAATCGTAACGGGTCGATCAGGCTCCGGTAAAAGCCAAGTACTTAACACCTTAGAGGACAACGGCTTCTATACGGTAGACAATCTCCCCGCTTCTCTTATTCCTGATTTAGTTGACAAAGTTAACCAAAATAACGACGTGTTTCGCGGTATTGCTGTGGGAATCGACGCTCGGAACAGCCGTACTGAAATTGCAAGATTTGGCGCCATTGTTGAGCTCCTCAAGGAACTTGGCATTCAGGTACGGATTGTGTTCTTGGACGCCAACACTGAAGTATTAATGACTCGCTTTTCCGAGACACGCCGCCGACATCCGCTCTCCG encodes the following:
- a CDS encoding KdsC family phosphatase, with the protein product MNANELAQQIRFVVTDVDGVLTNGQLMFTAQGEQFKNFNTLDGHGIKLLQSEGIEVAIITGRTSDMVLKRAADLGIKTIIQGREDKWVPLSEMLAERQLAPSQVAYVGDDWPDLACIRRVGLGIAVANADGAVKDHADYITERRGGEGAFREVADMILKAQGRYDSVLEKWL
- the lptC gene encoding LPS export ABC transporter periplasmic protein LptC, producing the protein MISQRAKVVIGFLVGCTAIYLLLIANQVEQAQPAPTEQVPPSLFLVDAEIRHYSNLVGNLEWQLNSPDLKYFEAAELMVAEQPTMKLYDQSDLNPWEVQAGRAAFYRRDDMIRLNQQVKLFQELGDGEYQLIETARIDYYPNEAFAQAIYPVTIDSHFGKSRGDRLKLWLAREYYELQGNVETYYEPTR
- the lptA gene encoding lipopolysaccharide transport periplasmic protein LptA; protein product: MLKPIMNLLVNATLLLLICVFLSSANAHGLPEDRDKPIEMFSEDFSQDVARGITSYIGNAKIIQGSLIIEAGRIDVFYEDGEVVRVLAIGPPATFKDTPSSEVGEVYAQGNQVDYDLLTKLVVVTGEALFSNKGSEVSANRIEFDLERGAANASGGVRHVIQPPAQTPSEE
- the lptB gene encoding LPS export ABC transporter ATP-binding protein, with protein sequence MATLSAKHLAKSYNKRPVVIDVSIEVSSGEVVGLLGPNGAGKTTCFYMIVGLVPSDKGTVKLDELDITQQPMHGRAISGIGYLPQEASIFRKLTVSQNILAILENRADLTQSQRRERMNELLEEFSITHIKDAMGIALSGGERRRVEIARALAMEPKFILLDEPFAGVDPISVNEIMSIIEHVRSKGIGILITDHNVRETLAICERAYIVGGGHIIAHGGKDDILNNAKVKELYLGENFQY
- a CDS encoding RNA polymerase factor sigma-54, giving the protein MKQSLQLKTSLKMTMTPQLQLAVKVLQLSTLDLQAEIQDTLDRNPLLDVEDSSPALPSESNSLSNEQRDDNSPDSYQLTESASEPKWEKDIPSDMPVDSQWDDVYSGGPAKAAPENDFDFLANRSQDASLQDHLSFQLAMKPLSIRDRLIGDYLIDSINSNGWLTAELASIADDLNRHEETDDNEFEIDEVEAILHLIQSFDPIGVGARDLGECIALQLSEMDPKHPTVARAIIIASNHMPAILKQDFKKLAKLLKCSEGELELSIDLIQQQNPHPGDSFSESDSEYVIPDVLVSLRKDLWHVEINPDVAPRLCVNREYSALIKRGDASDDNKFLRENLQQAQWFIKSVESRFDTLFNVASAIVERQRAFFDYGPEAMKPMVLADVAEELGLAESTISRATAGKYMLTPRGVFELKYFFSSHVSSDSGDTTSATAIKAFIKKLVESEPPNKPLSDAKLMALLEADGVKVARRTVAKYREAIGIAPSSQRKRLK
- the hpf gene encoding ribosome hibernation-promoting factor, HPF/YfiA family — protein: MQVNIAGHQLPLTDAIRAHTMSKLEKLERHFDNINNVNVTFSVEKNGQKAEATLHVLGEDIHAESVEDDLYVAIDHMVDKLDRQILKHKEKGIAARRQG
- the ptsN gene encoding PTS IIA-like nitrogen regulatory protein PtsN, with amino-acid sequence MELAQLLTPDTTRASARVGSKKTCLELIAEIVSESMGIHDTELFKALFERERLGSTGLGNGIAIPHCRIPGCPEVIGVLLTLENPIDFDAHDGQPVDVVCALIVPQEATEDHLQALSAIAERFNDSRFIEQLRQSTSASELYELVG